The Streptomyces sp. NBC_01244 genome contains a region encoding:
- a CDS encoding Lrp/AsnC family transcriptional regulator — translation MGIDELDGRLIVLLAREPRIGVLEASRRLGVARGTAQARLDRLQSNGVIRGFGPQVDPAALGYPVTAFATLEIKQGQGADVRAHLDGVPEVLELHTTTGHGDMLCRLVARSNADLQRVIDRVVAFDGIVRASTAIVMENPVPLRIIPLVEQAAEDD, via the coding sequence ATGGGAATCGACGAACTCGACGGCCGGCTCATCGTCCTGCTCGCCCGCGAGCCCCGGATCGGGGTCCTGGAGGCCTCGCGCCGGCTCGGCGTGGCGCGCGGTACGGCGCAGGCCCGGCTGGACCGGCTTCAGTCGAACGGAGTCATCCGGGGGTTCGGTCCGCAGGTGGATCCGGCGGCCTTGGGGTACCCGGTGACGGCCTTCGCCACGCTGGAGATCAAACAGGGCCAAGGCGCGGACGTACGGGCCCACTTGGACGGGGTTCCGGAGGTGCTGGAGCTGCACACGACGACCGGGCACGGGGACATGCTGTGCCGGCTCGTGGCCCGGTCCAACGCGGACCTTCAGCGGGTGATCGACCGAGTTGTCGCGTTTGATGGGATTGTTCGGGCTTCGACGGCGATTGTCATGGAGAATCCCGTACCCTTGCGGATCATCCCCCTGGTCGAACAGGCGGCCGAGGACGACTGA
- a CDS encoding RDD family protein encodes MTASPGDGEHAAREGYYPDPSIPGYVRFWNGLNWVPGTSRPAAPADETGPVFLDQTGMSEALREPERWPQPRPEPAPHPARDAWPEPAAPRREPEAWPEPAPRAESGSWSEPAHRAEPESWREPAPRAEAGAWGEPDPRAESGPWGESGADPEPAGWQVDPLHQAGFGGPRDHRVSWGHEEAAAARPGGISLARPPVPAPAPRPVQAQAQAHAPAQAHRSAPAPASAALPAQVSGSAAPGGLGILSAPSPAGAAAAAAAARAAAQEPARPAAPAAPLPDAAPAERAPSAERPAPASAPAAPAPAVAAESARRAAPVETPNRAERPAGTGRAVFERMAERAVRPAGLVRRGTARLLDSLVYAAVATGVALPLVPAATAHLQAKVDAARAGGRTTTVWLLDGTTAGSLGLVLGAVLLFGVFYEALPTARWGRTPGKKLLGVRVLATATLRPPRFGAALRRWLVYALLGLPGALWALADRRRRRTLHDRAAGTYVAR; translated from the coding sequence TTGACGGCCTCCCCTGGTGACGGCGAGCACGCGGCCCGCGAGGGCTACTACCCCGATCCGTCCATCCCCGGGTACGTCAGGTTCTGGAACGGCCTGAACTGGGTTCCCGGTACGAGCCGCCCCGCGGCCCCTGCCGACGAGACGGGTCCCGTGTTCCTCGACCAGACGGGCATGAGCGAGGCGCTGCGCGAGCCGGAGCGCTGGCCGCAGCCCCGGCCGGAACCGGCTCCGCACCCGGCCCGCGACGCCTGGCCGGAGCCGGCCGCGCCGCGGCGGGAGCCCGAGGCCTGGCCGGAGCCCGCTCCCCGGGCGGAGTCCGGGTCCTGGTCCGAGCCCGCTCACCGGGCGGAGCCCGAGTCGTGGCGGGAGCCCGCTCCCCGGGCGGAGGCCGGGGCGTGGGGCGAGCCCGATCCCCGGGCCGAGTCCGGGCCGTGGGGCGAGTCCGGCGCGGACCCCGAGCCCGCGGGATGGCAGGTCGACCCGCTCCACCAGGCCGGGTTCGGCGGGCCGCGCGACCACCGGGTGTCCTGGGGCCACGAGGAGGCAGCGGCCGCCCGCCCCGGCGGGATCTCCCTGGCCCGCCCGCCGGTACCGGCCCCCGCTCCCCGCCCGGTGCAGGCCCAGGCGCAGGCGCATGCCCCGGCCCAGGCCCACCGCTCGGCACCGGCCCCCGCTTCGGCCGCCCTGCCCGCGCAGGTGTCCGGCTCCGCCGCCCCGGGCGGCCTCGGCATCCTGTCGGCGCCCTCCCCGGCCGGCGCGGCGGCGGCCGCGGCCGCCGCCCGCGCCGCCGCTCAGGAGCCCGCGCGGCCCGCCGCCCCGGCCGCGCCGCTCCCGGACGCGGCGCCGGCGGAGCGCGCACCCTCCGCGGAGCGCCCCGCCCCCGCCTCGGCCCCCGCCGCCCCGGCCCCGGCCGTCGCGGCGGAGTCCGCCCGGCGCGCGGCCCCCGTAGAGACCCCGAACCGCGCGGAGCGACCCGCGGGGACCGGCCGCGCGGTGTTCGAGCGGATGGCGGAGCGGGCCGTGCGCCCCGCCGGGCTCGTGCGGCGCGGGACGGCCCGGCTGCTGGACTCCCTCGTGTACGCCGCCGTCGCGACCGGGGTGGCGCTGCCCCTCGTGCCCGCGGCGACCGCGCACCTCCAGGCCAAGGTGGACGCCGCCCGGGCGGGCGGCCGGACCACCACCGTGTGGCTGCTCGACGGGACCACCGCGGGCTCGCTGGGCCTCGTACTGGGCGCCGTCCTCCTCTTCGGCGTCTTCTACGAAGCCCTGCCCACGGCCCGTTGGGGCCGCACCCCGGGCAAGAAGCTGCTCGGCGTACGGGTCCTGGCCACCGCCACGCTGCGCCCGCCCCGCTTCGGCGCGGCACTGCGCCGCTGGCTCGTGTACGCCCTCCTGGGCCTCCCGGGGGCCCTGTGGGCCCTCGCGGACCGCAGACGGCGCCGGACCCTCCACGACCGGGCCGCAGGGACGTACGTGGCCCGCTAG
- a CDS encoding betaine/proline/choline family ABC transporter ATP-binding protein (Members of the family are the ATP-binding subunit of ABC transporters for substrates such as betaine, L-proline or other amino acids, choline, carnitine, etc. The substrate specificity is best determined from the substrate-binding subunit, rather than this subunit, as it interacts with the permease subunit and not with substrate directly.): MQLENLTKRYPGNPNPSVDDVSMEIKAGELVVFVGPSGCGKSTTLKMINRLIEPTSGRIRIGDEDVTDMDPVKLRRKIGYAIQSSGLFPHMTVAENIALVPKMTGWSKSRVKDRVEEMLDLVGLDPREFHGRYPRQLSGGQQQRVGVARALAADPPVLLMDEPFGAVDPITRDHLQDELIRLQHELHKTIVFVTHDFDEAIKLGDRIAVLRERSHIAQFDTPEAILTNPADDFVSGFVGAGAALKRLNLTRVRDVEIAEFPTVSVDDPLQQIFNTLRAGQGNELLMLDRRGRPYKWLRRGDLMRAKGSLARAGQLVHDTVTRDATLHDALEAVLTDSGGRVAVTGRRGEYIGVVDMETLMNSVHEMLEADRLTAAEHAHDLEELRHHRTERDLEGLRDPAEGS; this comes from the coding sequence ATCCAGCTGGAGAACCTCACCAAGCGCTACCCGGGCAACCCCAATCCCTCCGTCGACGACGTCTCGATGGAGATCAAGGCGGGCGAGCTGGTGGTCTTCGTCGGCCCCTCCGGCTGCGGGAAGTCCACCACCCTCAAGATGATCAACCGGCTGATCGAGCCCACCTCCGGCCGGATCCGCATCGGCGACGAGGACGTCACCGACATGGACCCGGTCAAACTCCGCCGCAAGATCGGGTACGCGATCCAGTCCTCCGGGCTCTTCCCGCACATGACGGTCGCCGAGAACATCGCCCTGGTCCCGAAGATGACCGGCTGGTCCAAGTCCCGCGTCAAGGACCGGGTGGAGGAAATGCTCGACCTGGTCGGCCTGGACCCGCGCGAGTTCCACGGCCGCTACCCGCGCCAGCTCTCCGGCGGCCAGCAGCAGCGCGTGGGCGTGGCCCGGGCCCTCGCCGCCGACCCGCCCGTCCTGCTGATGGACGAGCCCTTCGGCGCCGTCGACCCCATCACCCGCGACCACCTCCAGGACGAGCTGATCCGGCTCCAGCACGAGCTGCACAAGACGATCGTCTTCGTCACCCACGACTTCGACGAGGCCATCAAGCTGGGCGACCGGATCGCCGTCCTGCGCGAGCGCTCGCACATCGCGCAGTTCGACACCCCCGAGGCGATCCTCACCAACCCCGCCGACGACTTCGTCTCCGGGTTCGTCGGCGCCGGGGCCGCGCTCAAGCGGCTCAACCTCACCCGGGTGCGGGACGTGGAGATCGCCGAATTCCCGACCGTGTCCGTGGACGACCCGCTCCAGCAGATCTTCAACACCCTGCGCGCCGGCCAGGGCAACGAGCTCCTGATGCTGGACCGGCGCGGCCGCCCGTACAAATGGCTGCGCCGCGGCGACCTGATGCGCGCCAAGGGCTCCCTCGCCCGGGCCGGCCAGCTCGTGCACGACACGGTGACCCGGGACGCGACCCTGCACGACGCCCTGGAGGCCGTACTGACCGACAGCGGCGGCCGGGTGGCCGTCACCGGGCGGCGCGGCGAGTACATCGGCGTCGTGGACATGGAGACCCTGATGAACTCGGTGCACGAGATGCTGGAGGCCGACCGGCTGACGGCCGCCGAGCACGCGCACGACCTCGAGGAGCTGCGCCACCACCGCACCGAGCGGGACCTGGAGGGGCTCCGGGATCCCGCGGAGGGCTCATGA
- a CDS encoding FAD-binding oxidoreductase codes for MADEVDDVSAPSHVPSHVPSRAPRDAPLAPRLHALLLEGLPPEALLTDPQVTASYATDMASFCAAGTPAAVVLPRTVEQVRHVMRTAHALRVPVVPQGARTGLSGAANASDGCVVLSLVKMDRILEIDTVDRIAVVEPGVVNAVLSRAVAERGLHYPPDPSSWEQCTIGGNIGTAAGGLCCVKYGVTAEYVLGLDVVLADGRLLRTGRRTAKGVAGYDLTRLFVGSEGSLGVVVRAVLALRPAPPRQLALAAEFPSAAAACAAVCAVMEAGLTPSLLELMDRTTVRAVNALGKMGLPETTEALLLAAFDTPHAPEDLAAVGSLCTAAGASAVVPAEDEAESELLLQARRMALPALEALRPATMIDDVCVPRTRLAEMLDGTAAIARAHDLLIGVCAHAGDGNTHPIVCFDPADEDEARRARASFEEIMALGLELGGTITGEHGVGVLKKDWLARELGPVGLEMQRAVKHAFDPEGLLNPGKLF; via the coding sequence ATGGCTGACGAAGTTGACGACGTTTCCGCCCCGAGCCACGTCCCGAGCCACGTCCCGAGCCGCGCCCCGCGGGACGCCCCGCTCGCCCCGCGGCTCCACGCGCTGCTCCTGGAGGGCCTCCCGCCCGAGGCCCTGCTGACGGACCCGCAGGTGACCGCCTCCTACGCCACCGACATGGCGAGCTTCTGCGCCGCCGGCACCCCGGCCGCCGTGGTCCTGCCCCGGACCGTCGAACAGGTCCGGCACGTCATGCGCACCGCCCACGCGCTCCGCGTCCCCGTGGTCCCCCAGGGCGCCCGTACGGGCCTGTCGGGCGCGGCCAACGCCTCCGACGGCTGCGTCGTGCTCTCCCTCGTGAAGATGGACCGGATCCTGGAGATCGACACCGTCGACCGGATCGCCGTCGTCGAACCGGGCGTCGTCAACGCCGTCCTCTCGCGCGCCGTAGCCGAGCGCGGACTGCACTACCCGCCGGACCCCTCCAGCTGGGAGCAGTGCACCATCGGCGGGAACATCGGCACCGCCGCCGGCGGTCTGTGCTGCGTCAAGTACGGGGTCACCGCCGAGTACGTCCTCGGCCTCGACGTGGTCCTCGCCGACGGCAGGCTCCTGCGGACCGGCCGGCGCACCGCCAAGGGCGTCGCGGGGTACGACCTCACCCGCCTGTTCGTCGGCTCCGAAGGCAGCCTCGGCGTCGTCGTCCGGGCCGTCCTCGCCCTGCGCCCGGCCCCGCCCCGCCAGCTCGCGCTCGCCGCCGAGTTCCCCTCCGCGGCGGCGGCCTGCGCGGCCGTCTGCGCCGTCATGGAGGCCGGTCTGACGCCCTCGCTGCTGGAACTGATGGACCGTACGACCGTCCGCGCCGTGAACGCGCTGGGCAAGATGGGCCTGCCCGAGACCACCGAGGCCCTGCTGCTCGCCGCCTTCGACACCCCGCACGCGCCCGAGGACCTGGCCGCCGTGGGATCGCTGTGCACCGCCGCCGGGGCGAGCGCCGTCGTACCGGCCGAGGACGAGGCGGAGTCCGAACTGCTCCTCCAGGCCCGCCGGATGGCCCTGCCGGCCCTGGAGGCCCTGCGGCCCGCGACGATGATCGACGACGTGTGCGTACCGCGCACCCGGCTCGCCGAGATGCTGGACGGGACCGCCGCCATCGCCCGTGCGCACGACCTGCTCATCGGGGTCTGCGCGCACGCGGGCGACGGGAACACCCACCCCATCGTCTGCTTCGACCCCGCCGACGAGGACGAGGCCCGGCGGGCCCGCGCGTCCTTCGAGGAGATCATGGCGCTGGGGCTGGAACTGGGCGGGACCATCACGGGGGAGCACGGGGTCGGCGTCCTGAAGAAGGACTGGCTCGCCCGCGAACTCGGCCCGGTGGGCCTGGAGATGCAGCGCGCCGTCAAGCACGCCTTCGACCCGGAGGGACTGCTCAACCCGGGCAAGCTGTTCTGA
- the hppD gene encoding 4-hydroxyphenylpyruvate dioxygenase, which yields MTETQPLDTAPSTAAKADPFPVKGMDAVVFAVGNAKQAAHYYSTAFGMKLVAYSGPENGTRETASYVLTNGAARFVLTSVIKASTDRGRFLAEHVADHGDGVVDLAIEVPDVKAAYAYAVEHGARGLDEPYELTDEHGTVRMAAIATYGQTRHTLVERGDYTGPYLPGFVSVAPMVEPPAKRTFQAIDHCVGNVELGRMNEWVAFYNKVMGFTNMKEFVGDDIATEYSALMSKVVADGTLKVKFPINEPAIAKKKSQIDEYLEFYGGAGVQHIALATNDIVRTVRAMRAAGVEFLNTPDSYYDTLGEWAGETRVPVETLRELKILVDRDEDGYLLQIFTKPVQDRPTVFFEMIERHGSMGFGKGNFKALFEAIEREQEKRGNL from the coding sequence ATGACTGAGACCCAGCCGCTCGACACCGCACCGTCCACCGCCGCCAAGGCCGACCCCTTCCCGGTCAAGGGCATGGACGCGGTCGTCTTCGCCGTAGGCAACGCCAAGCAGGCCGCGCACTACTACTCGACCGCCTTCGGCATGAAGCTCGTCGCCTACTCCGGACCGGAGAACGGCACGCGCGAGACGGCCAGCTACGTCCTGACCAACGGCGCCGCTCGGTTCGTCCTCACCTCGGTCATCAAGGCCTCCACCGACCGCGGCCGCTTCCTCGCCGAGCACGTCGCCGACCACGGCGACGGCGTCGTCGACCTGGCGATCGAGGTCCCCGACGTGAAGGCGGCCTACGCCTACGCCGTCGAGCACGGTGCGCGCGGCCTCGACGAGCCGTACGAGCTCACCGACGAGCACGGCACGGTGCGGATGGCGGCGATCGCCACCTACGGCCAGACCCGCCACACCCTGGTCGAGCGCGGCGACTACACCGGGCCCTACCTGCCCGGCTTCGTCTCCGTCGCCCCCATGGTCGAGCCCCCGGCCAAGCGCACCTTCCAGGCCATCGACCACTGCGTGGGCAACGTCGAGCTCGGCCGGATGAACGAGTGGGTGGCGTTCTACAACAAGGTCATGGGCTTCACGAACATGAAGGAGTTCGTGGGCGACGACATCGCGACCGAGTACTCGGCGCTGATGTCGAAGGTCGTCGCGGACGGCACCCTGAAGGTGAAGTTCCCGATCAACGAGCCGGCGATCGCGAAGAAGAAGTCGCAGATCGACGAGTACCTGGAGTTCTACGGCGGCGCCGGAGTCCAGCACATCGCGCTCGCGACGAACGACATCGTCCGCACCGTGCGGGCGATGCGGGCGGCCGGCGTGGAGTTCCTGAACACCCCGGACTCCTACTACGACACCCTCGGCGAGTGGGCGGGCGAGACCCGCGTCCCCGTCGAGACCCTGCGCGAGCTGAAGATCCTCGTCGACCGCGACGAGGACGGCTACCTGCTGCAGATCTTCACCAAGCCGGTCCAGGACCGCCCGACGGTCTTCTTCGAGATGATCGAGCGGCACGGGTCGATGGGCTTCGGCAAGGGCAACTTCAAGGCCCTGTTCGAGGCGATCGAGCGGGAGCAGGAGAAGCGGGGCAACCTCTAA
- a CDS encoding ABC transporter permease, with amino-acid sequence MSPRNPVSPERPPGEHELGGHVFRDPEEPGPDEEVMSSIAPPRPGSRLTWARLVTLPVVLALVLLATYLWITNTTLDTIAENSLKDGNVELRLWQHVQLTAISTFWVLIIAIPLGIALTRRGLRRAAPLVTAVANIGQATPAIGLLALLVIWLGIGPSTAIIGMVAYAVLPVLSNTVAGLRGIDPQLVEASRGIGMSAMGTLMKVELPLAVPLILAGVRTALVLNVGTATLATFGGGGGLGDLITSGIQTQRMPVLVLGSVLTVALALFVDWLASLAETVLTPRGLEA; translated from the coding sequence ATGAGCCCGCGGAACCCGGTCTCCCCCGAGCGCCCGCCCGGCGAGCACGAGCTGGGGGGCCACGTCTTCCGCGATCCGGAGGAGCCCGGGCCCGACGAGGAGGTCATGTCCTCCATCGCGCCGCCCCGCCCCGGGAGCCGGCTCACCTGGGCCCGGCTGGTGACCCTGCCCGTCGTGCTGGCGCTGGTGCTACTGGCCACGTACCTGTGGATCACCAACACCACCCTCGACACAATCGCCGAGAACTCCCTCAAGGACGGCAACGTCGAGCTCCGGCTGTGGCAGCACGTCCAGCTCACCGCGATCTCCACCTTCTGGGTGCTGATCATCGCGATCCCGCTCGGCATCGCCCTCACCCGCCGCGGTCTGCGCCGGGCCGCCCCACTGGTCACCGCCGTCGCCAACATCGGCCAGGCCACCCCGGCCATCGGACTGCTGGCCCTGCTGGTCATCTGGCTCGGCATCGGCCCCTCGACGGCGATCATCGGCATGGTCGCCTACGCCGTCCTGCCCGTGCTGTCCAACACCGTCGCGGGGCTGCGCGGGATCGACCCGCAGCTGGTGGAGGCCTCGCGCGGGATCGGCATGTCCGCCATGGGAACCCTGATGAAGGTCGAACTGCCGCTGGCCGTCCCGCTGATCCTGGCGGGCGTGCGGACGGCCCTCGTCCTCAACGTCGGCACCGCGACCCTGGCCACCTTCGGCGGCGGCGGGGGCCTGGGCGACCTGATCACCTCCGGGATCCAGACCCAGCGGATGCCGGTGCTGGTGCTGGGCTCGGTGCTGACGGTGGCACTGGCGCTGTTCGTGGACTGGCTGGCCTCCCTGGCCGAGACGGTCCTGACCCCGCGCGGGCTGGAGGCGTAG
- a CDS encoding RDD family protein gives MSTDQPPPGQPPEDDPFLKKPQEPTPPPSGGSPYGSPPAGAGGGFPPPPPTGGGGGYPPPPPPGGGGYPPPPPPYGGAGGGDPYGGGGGYGMPDPLAGMPPLADFGKRLAARVIDLLIIAVPLFVIQLFAGDRNRYTVDTNQGEDVTEVITKSYSGSGLVMTLISIVAYVGYDWWFVKKNGQTLGKKWMGLRVAMLNDGSVPQSNAALSRSAVLWLPTLICCFCLWPIALVISMLVDKPYKQGLHDKVAKTVVVQAT, from the coding sequence ATGAGCACCGACCAGCCGCCGCCGGGCCAGCCGCCCGAGGACGACCCGTTCCTCAAGAAGCCCCAGGAACCGACGCCTCCGCCGTCGGGTGGTTCGCCGTACGGCTCACCGCCCGCGGGCGCCGGCGGAGGTTTCCCCCCTCCGCCCCCGACCGGGGGCGGAGGGGGCTATCCGCCGCCGCCCCCGCCCGGGGGAGGGGGCTACCCGCCCCCGCCGCCCCCGTACGGAGGCGCGGGCGGTGGCGACCCGTACGGCGGTGGTGGCGGCTACGGCATGCCCGACCCGCTCGCCGGGATGCCGCCGCTCGCCGACTTCGGCAAGCGGCTCGCCGCCCGCGTCATCGATCTGCTGATCATCGCCGTCCCGCTGTTCGTCATCCAGCTGTTCGCCGGTGACCGCAACCGCTACACGGTCGACACGAACCAGGGCGAGGACGTCACCGAGGTCATCACCAAGTCCTACAGCGGCAGCGGTCTGGTCATGACGCTGATCTCGATCGTCGCCTACGTCGGTTACGACTGGTGGTTCGTCAAGAAGAACGGCCAGACCCTCGGCAAGAAGTGGATGGGCCTGCGCGTCGCGATGCTCAACGACGGCAGCGTCCCGCAGTCCAACGCCGCTCTCAGCCGGTCGGCCGTGCTCTGGCTGCCGACGCTGATCTGCTGCTTCTGCCTGTGGCCGATCGCGCTCGTCATCTCGATGCTCGTCGACAAGCCCTACAAGCAGGGTCTGCACGACAAGGTCGCCAAGACCGTGGTGGTCCAGGCCACCTAG
- a CDS encoding tetratricopeptide repeat protein, which translates to MDPMRDASVSQERQRQAAPPVTFTGRKTLVAAAALVVLIAGALLIRPARSGDDARPPGPSERARAAVGMGAPVAAVDLSALVADREKWVAGHPDDEASWAVLGSAYLEQARRTADPGWYPKAEGALKRSLELRPAEKGNFDAMTGMGTLANARRDFGTGKKWGELVRAQAPKRWTAYPVLVDAYGGLGDYKAAEKAMESLVDLRPGLAAFMKASQVYRDRGWREDATMSMEHAGGAAKAPAEKAYVLFRLGELAWERGDDAEALKQYEAALRTDPAQAQALGGRARVLAALGRGGEAVRDYRLALGRASVPALSLELGELLESLGRGDEAKAVYDGIVAQAARSGVNEELLLGRFEADHGDPAAAVRRLTAEWARHKSVQVADALGWALHKTGDDAGALEYAKKATEQGLRIAEFSYHRAMIERGLGDVAGARRHLEEALRTNPRFSPVRAPLAKKALAAIAKPPAGGPENMQPTKPWVAPELPKAKPVPKPKPKP; encoded by the coding sequence ATGGACCCTATGCGCGACGCATCCGTCTCTCAGGAGAGGCAGCGGCAGGCTGCCCCGCCCGTGACCTTCACCGGCCGCAAGACGCTCGTGGCGGCGGCGGCCCTGGTGGTCCTGATCGCCGGGGCCCTGCTGATCCGGCCGGCCCGCTCGGGCGACGACGCGCGCCCGCCGGGGCCCAGCGAGCGGGCCCGCGCGGCGGTCGGCATGGGTGCGCCGGTGGCGGCGGTGGACCTGTCGGCGCTGGTCGCCGACCGGGAGAAGTGGGTCGCGGGGCACCCGGACGACGAGGCCTCGTGGGCGGTGCTGGGGTCGGCGTACCTGGAGCAGGCGCGGCGGACGGCCGATCCCGGCTGGTACCCGAAGGCGGAGGGGGCGCTGAAGCGCTCGCTGGAGCTGCGCCCGGCGGAGAAGGGCAACTTCGACGCGATGACGGGCATGGGCACCCTGGCCAACGCCCGGCGGGACTTCGGGACCGGGAAGAAGTGGGGCGAGCTCGTACGGGCGCAGGCGCCGAAGCGGTGGACGGCGTACCCGGTGCTCGTGGACGCGTACGGCGGTCTCGGGGACTACAAGGCCGCGGAGAAGGCGATGGAGAGCCTGGTGGACCTGCGGCCGGGACTGGCGGCCTTCATGAAGGCCTCGCAGGTGTACCGGGACCGGGGCTGGCGCGAGGACGCGACCATGTCCATGGAGCACGCGGGCGGCGCGGCGAAGGCCCCGGCGGAGAAGGCGTACGTGCTGTTCCGCCTCGGGGAGCTGGCGTGGGAGCGCGGCGACGACGCGGAGGCCCTGAAGCAGTACGAGGCCGCGCTGCGCACCGATCCGGCACAGGCCCAGGCGCTGGGCGGCCGGGCACGGGTGCTGGCGGCGCTGGGGCGGGGCGGGGAGGCCGTACGGGACTACCGGCTGGCGCTGGGGCGGGCCTCGGTGCCGGCGCTGTCGCTGGAGCTGGGCGAGCTGCTGGAGTCGCTGGGCCGGGGCGACGAGGCGAAGGCGGTGTACGACGGGATCGTGGCGCAGGCCGCCCGGAGCGGGGTGAACGAGGAGCTGCTCCTGGGCCGGTTCGAGGCGGACCACGGCGACCCGGCGGCGGCCGTACGGCGCCTCACGGCGGAGTGGGCCCGGCACAAGAGCGTGCAGGTGGCGGACGCGCTGGGCTGGGCGCTGCACAAGACGGGCGATGACGCGGGGGCGCTGGAGTACGCGAAGAAGGCCACGGAGCAGGGACTGCGGATCGCGGAGTTCTCGTACCACCGGGCGATGATCGAGCGCGGCCTGGGCGACGTGGCCGGGGCGCGGCGGCACCTGGAGGAGGCCCTGCGGACGAACCCGCGGTTCTCGCCGGTACGTGCCCCGCTGGCCAAGAAGGCCCTGGCGGCCATCGCCAAGCCCCCGGCGGGCGGCCCGGAAAACATGCAGCCCACCAAGCCGTGGGTGGCCCCGGAACTCCCGAAGGCGAAGCCGGTGCCCAAGCCGAAGCCGAAGCCGTAG
- a CDS encoding ABC transporter permease, with translation MSFWSYLSNRHQQLLTDAFQHASAVFQCMVIATALGVVIGVLTYRSGWAGNLAVTSTSTVLTIPSLAMIGLLIPIVGLGVAPTVIALTLYGLLPIVRNSIVGLRGVDPALVDAAKGIGMSRSAQLLKVELPLAWPPILTGIRVSTQMLMGIAAIAAYASGPGLGNEIFRGIASLGSANAINQVLAGTLGVVILALLFDAAYVLLGRLTIPRGIRV, from the coding sequence GTGAGCTTCTGGTCCTACCTGTCCAACCGCCACCAGCAGCTCCTCACCGACGCCTTCCAGCACGCCAGCGCCGTCTTCCAGTGCATGGTGATCGCGACCGCACTCGGCGTCGTCATCGGCGTCCTCACCTACCGCAGCGGCTGGGCCGGGAACCTCGCGGTCACCTCCACCTCCACGGTGCTGACCATCCCCTCCCTCGCCATGATCGGCCTGCTGATCCCGATCGTCGGCCTCGGCGTCGCGCCGACCGTGATCGCCCTGACGCTGTACGGACTGCTGCCCATCGTCCGCAACTCCATCGTGGGGCTGCGCGGGGTGGACCCCGCCCTGGTCGACGCCGCCAAGGGCATCGGGATGTCGCGCAGCGCCCAACTGCTGAAGGTGGAACTGCCGCTCGCCTGGCCGCCGATCCTGACCGGCATCCGGGTCTCCACCCAGATGCTGATGGGCATCGCGGCCATCGCCGCCTACGCCTCCGGGCCGGGCCTGGGCAACGAGATCTTCCGCGGGATCGCCTCGCTCGGCAGCGCCAACGCCATCAACCAGGTCCTGGCGGGGACGCTCGGCGTCGTCATCCTCGCCCTGCTCTTCGACGCCGCGTACGTCCTGCTCGGCCGTCTCACCATCCCGAGGGGAATCCGTGTCTGA
- a CDS encoding SsgA family sporulation/cell division regulator, producing MQHPVVERELELKLVLSPERSVPVPARLLYLTDDPYAVHITFHTGSSTPVNWTFARELLVEGVFRPCGHGDVRIWPTKVGRQAVLCMALSSPDGDALLEAPAVSVSAWLERTLRIVPPGTEADRLGLDAALAELLAPTPADELWMRDPWPSDESADGEL from the coding sequence ATGCAGCACCCCGTCGTCGAGCGCGAGCTGGAACTGAAGCTGGTCCTGTCCCCCGAGCGCAGCGTCCCCGTCCCCGCCCGGCTGCTGTACCTGACGGACGACCCGTACGCCGTGCACATCACCTTCCACACCGGCTCCAGCACCCCGGTCAACTGGACCTTCGCCCGCGAGCTGCTGGTCGAGGGGGTGTTCCGCCCGTGCGGCCACGGCGACGTGCGGATCTGGCCCACGAAGGTCGGCCGGCAGGCCGTCCTGTGCATGGCGCTCAGCTCCCCCGACGGCGACGCCCTGCTGGAGGCCCCCGCCGTGTCGGTGTCGGCCTGGCTGGAGCGGACCCTGCGGATCGTGCCGCCCGGCACCGAGGCCGACCGGCTCGGCCTGGACGCGGCGCTGGCCGAGCTGCTCGCCCCGACGCCGGCCGACGAGCTGTGGATGCGCGACCCGTGGCCGTCGGACGAGTCGGCGGACGGGGAGCTGTGA